The nucleotide window atataatttaattaacaccTAATGATTTGTATAAAACTATACCAATGATTCATGAAATCCAAACCTAACTTGcgtaaaagcaaaaattgacAGTTTTCAAAGTATTTGTTGATTTACTAcaaattagtttgtttttattggaatatttTGACTTTTATTACCCGATGTTTTCGTTTTAGTTAACGTCagatttaatttgatttttaaagccattttaaatcattttagtTGTTTTGTCCCccgtaaatataataaatgttttaattgtgGCAATAATCCGACACACGACGATAACACTGGTCATTATCCTAAGAAACGTTAGCTCGATAAGCAAAGCTAAAACGTTCCACAAAATATTACatgaaataatataatggTTTAGtttgtaaatatctctgaacAAGATAGGAAGTGaataatagttaaaaaaatggaaattgctCCGCCACCCGAACTAAAAAAACTGCTGGCAATACCTCATAAATTACTAATGGGGCCCGGTCCTTCAAATTCATCCCCCAGGATATTACAAGCCCTCTGTCAGCCTGTATTGGGGCACATGGACCCAGAGGTATTTCAAGtaagtaaaattatttaaattattgaaatttagtgTAATGTAACAAACTGTGAATAGATTATggacgaaataaaaaaaggattacAGTATATGTTTCAAACAAGAAACAAGCTCACTTTATGTGTAAGTGCATCTGGTCATGCTGGCATGGAGACCGTTTTATGTAACCTTGTGGAACCCGGAGATAAGGTGCTGGTCCTTGTTAATGGGATATGGGGGAAACGAGCTGCGGATATTGCTCAAAGATACCGTAAATTTGCCTTTAAGCTTAGagctttttttagttttgaccTTTTTAACCGTAATTGCAGGTGCAACAGTACAGACGGTGCACAATAAGGATTTGGGGAAGAACTTCTCTTTGATAGAGATAGAAAACGCTGTTAGTAAGTTTAAACCCAAAGTTCTTTTCGTGGTGCAAGGTGAGAGCTCCACTGGAGTTTACCAACCCCTAGAAGGTATTGGAGAAATCACCAAAAGGTACTTATCTACTCGATTGGCAAATGACATCTGAATCCGCCTGAATTTAGGTATAAGTGCCTATTGGCAGTGGACACTGTTGCATCATTAGGAGCGGTGCCACTGCAAATGGATGCGTGGAAAATAGACGCTATATACACAGGAAGTCAAAAAATCATAGGCGTGCCTCCTGGATTGACTCCTCTATCATTCAGTGAAAGAGCACAGTAAGTGAACCTGCGGCGGATCTAGAGGCAAGTGGTTCGCCGAGGgaagtattaaatttaaatatcatttaatgCGCAATGTTACGTCATaaatttacaagttttttggttttttaaccatttttttgtGGGTTATTTAGTTCTTTCATTTTTGGGAATTGGGTGTTATTTTTGCACTTATTAGACCTATCAGTAAATGAGATATTGCAAAGAATTCTGCCGAACAGAACCTTCCTTTACAGTTTACTGAGGTTTAGATAATTACGTGTCTGCTtccaaaaatacttaatttttttttccttgttAGGAAAGCTATATTCGAACGAAAATCGAAGATTCAGGTGTATTTCTGGGATATAAAGCTCTTAGGGCAACAATGGAAATGTTTCGAAGAAGACTTACCTAGGATGTGAGtatataccaaaaaaaatctattgaatCTCCCATTTCTATTAATTgtgaattcattaaaattttctctatcAGCTACCATCATACCACTTGTGCGAATCTTCTCTATGCCTTACGGGAAGGTCTTGCAGTCATAATTGAAGAAGGGTTAGAAAATGTGATCCAAAGACATGAGCAATGTGCCCAACAACTTTATAAGGGTGTGGTGGAGATGGGGTTGGAACTTTTTGTCGAAGACGAAGAGAAAAGGTTGCCTTCAGTGACAACAATCAAAGTTCCCCCGAATGTGATTTGGACCGATGTTGTTGGCTTCGCTATGAAGAAGTGAGAACTGAGAATTCATGGTTAACACGTCCATTTAAGACGtggtgatttttttcagttatcaTTTGGAAATCAGTGGCGGTTTGGGTCCAACTGCAGGGAAAGTTTGGAGAATTGGTATAATGGGCTTCAACGCCACAACTAAGAATATTTCCTTCACTTTAAGCGTGCTGAAAGAGGCGTTGGAGCATTgcaataagaaaatttcaaaactttgaatGGATAAATTTACACTATGAATTATCGAGCCTTTTTAAATAGGATAGATCCAGATAGATAGAAGCAGCGGTTTAATGAAGTTACTTCCTAACGCTTAGTCCAAAACTTCAGTATCAACTACATTTTCAAAGGTGCTGAAGTAATGGCCAAAGTTATCTTCCATGCTTCTCGACATTGATTGAAGGAGTAAGTATAAAACTTTAACATCCAGCCAGGCAAGAAATGCGGAACGTCACTTCGTCCGGTACCTCATCGCCTTTGATAATGTTCACCGCAGTTGTAATCGAACCGTTAAGAAGTAATTTCATTGAACTGTCGCTTATATGcccgaaaaatatttacaactgTACTTTGACTGGATGCGAAAACTTTGAGAGTCTAATAAAAgagtttttagttttacttttttcttcagGACGGTACCTTTTACATGAAGGAAAATATGAGGACACAAACAAATCAGTTTTGACCTTCAAAGGATCCATATAATTGAATagaaaactgtatttttttgtaaaccgATAATATCACACAACATATTCACAAAATCTTCAGTCTAacaagtaataaattatggtGGTAAACAATTATAACCATTTATTAAGTATGTAGTTAACATTAGACCAATAAACAATGCAAtaaataacagtaaaaatCAGGTCTTATAACGCAAAATTACAAGAATCAAAAGTATAaaagttattataatatatttatacaggTATCATCaattcaaatagaaatatagggattgtgcaagtgggaaaAGGACCGTATGAGTTTTAATGTGCCTCCAACAAAGACTAAcaaagtgggcggagtcagtccatTGTTACTAGATCACCGTTTCAGAATTTATCCTAATATAAATTCTAGCGATGGGTTCAtcgttttttccatttatttatgtCCATGTTTTCGTTctgatgtttttaaaaatttttatcgaaACGAAGACAGCAAAATccatactaatctaaacatcgaagtgcACACGTCGGCcagactgactccgcccacatTAACCACTGACTCGCAACACACTTCATTCAGCTTTGTCAGaagcatattaaaccttatgagatccttctcccacttgcacaaccCTTATGTGTCAACTTCAACTGGTGTTACCTGTATAAATGGACAGAGAACTATATTGTTAAGTAAGAAAAGCTAATAGGAATTAAGCATAACATTAGCAAAATTCTTATGTATATCATAAAACTCcgaatacattatttttgccTTATATCTACTAAGAAAAACGTGATGTGTGAAGAAAGTACATAAAGCTGTGCAATTCAAGCAGCTGCCATTTAAGGCTTACACACGTTTACTTACACAGATTGCCCCCAAGTATTTCTCTTAATAACCATGAAGTGATTTTTAGTACAAGTAAATGTTCGGTCACATTGTATAGTAATTCATAAGTTTCCACTATTAATCCCAAAGTATAAACTTCATGAGACACAATATAGAGAATAAAGGTTGCACAAGTTCTGTTTGTAGCTGAGGTGATGATTCAGTAATATGTATTGAAACTGGTGTTTTAGATATAATGAAAGGAATTTAACATAGTCTTATGTCaagatataataattttttcgaaaaaatcatGACTTTGccttaattaatattaacgcttaaataggatttttaaaatttagtccAAGTCTGTTTTATATATCTAATATTAATACCTAATATctgtaataatatattttttgatttataggaatgtaatcaatattttttaaaacagagataaagtcataaaattttattaaatgtcaCCATTTCTTGGTAGATTTTCAGTAATATACACTACACGCTAATAAGATATAGAATTATCGCAAGTTACATGCtgaatatgagaaaaatttgGACAAAACACAGTACTAATTTCTTTGCATCCAATACTATTATTtcgaagaaaaatggaaaatagtgTTAAAACGATCTTACTCTAGCAATAAGTTTATTCTCGTATTGTTAAGGCTCCGACGCCATCCTTATCCTTGCAGATTCCCGGGATTTATTATGGATTTCGGCCGTTCTCAGAGTTATGCCGAAGATATCTTCATGGTACCTGTTTTGATCCTTAAGAAAGAAAGGAAATTGCTAGTAAataaatgcatatttatttacaatatacagggtgttgcaaaAGTTCGTGTCAACCTAAATGAGGTTATAGGAGACCTAGCGGTGcacaatttttgcatagaagCTCCTAGTCAaaaaatgagccgttttggctctagagtcatttttgttcacaaaCGTAATATTAGCCCGTTGATACCAAAAGACTTCGgtatttaatttacttttattaaaattaacgcaaaaaaatgataaagtttcaaaatgactACTCCCAATTTGGTTacattttgttctttaaattattaaatcgcGCACTCGTTGTAAGATGTGCGGATCTTATTTCAAGAAAAGAGAAGCTCCCATCACTCTTCCCAACTGTTTCTCTTGGGTGGCTACAGGAGTTTCATATACCAACGACTTGATGTAATTTcagaagaaaaaatccaacgtGCTTAAATCCGGACTTCGCGCTGGCTACCTATTAGGTTCATTTCAGCGATCCATCAtccataaaaatgttggtttagaTGCTCTTGCACAGTACTGGTAAAATGTGCAGGCGCCCTATCAGGTTGAAAACGGATTCTATTCTGTATACCCTATAACCTCTTTAGGTTTGGcacaacatttttcaaataccctgtataacgtATAAAATGATAATGTTTGATCATGTATCTGGAGAACATCCAGAAAAATAGTTAGGTTGTGAATAAAAATGCATGATGATGATTTTGACGattaatttatacagggtgtcaatttgaaaacttctgaCCCCTATCATCTCGAAACAGGATAGATTCCTCAAAAATCACAggaacacgtcgatttttttatcgaacgcgaacaatttttgtttttttttattctagaatgtttattatttttttagggtttttattatttttgttattgaattctctctcaaatatcttaaatcgAAAAAGGAGTtaagtgatacatcattttaaatgg belongs to Euwallacea similis isolate ESF13 chromosome 7, ESF131.1, whole genome shotgun sequence and includes:
- the LOC136410083 gene encoding alanine--glyoxylate aminotransferase-like; this translates as MEIAPPPELKKLLAIPHKLLMGPGPSNSSPRILQALCQPVLGHMDPEVFQIMDEIKKGLQYMFQTRNKLTLCVSASGHAGMETVLCNLVEPGDKVLVLVNGIWGKRAADIAQRYRATVQTVHNKDLGKNFSLIEIENAVSKFKPKVLFVVQGESSTGVYQPLEGIGEITKRYKCLLAVDTVASLGAVPLQMDAWKIDAIYTGSQKIIGVPPGLTPLSFSERAQKAIFERKSKIQVYFWDIKLLGQQWKCFEEDLPRIYHHTTCANLLYALREGLAVIIEEGLENVIQRHEQCAQQLYKGVVEMGLELFVEDEEKRLPSVTTIKVPPNVIWTDVVGFAMKNYHLEISGGLGPTAGKVWRIGIMGFNATTKNISFTLSVLKEALEHCNKKISKL